The Magnolia sinica isolate HGM2019 chromosome 3, MsV1, whole genome shotgun sequence genome includes the window CGCGCGAAAGCATATTATGAGGTGTCACATGTGGCACAAGAGGACCGTTGAATAGGAAAGGCTGCACATTTGGCATATTTGATACATGAGCACTGAACAGTGTGTTTCCAAGTGACCGAATTAAGGATAAGCTTCTGTTATTTTTCTTCCACCTTACTCGAGAAACATGTTATCATTGCTAATCAGTTATTTTTGGGGCACCTTGTCCTCAATTTTCCTCAGTTCTCATGCATACTGTTTAAAACAATGATAGACAGGCTAAGACATTTTTGCGTTGGACACAACTTCGTTTGCATCCAAACAGCCTCTCAGGGCCTATtaggataccaccaaataagttactttttctacttacagcagtaaataagtaacttatttcatataagtttggtttatgataagttataagtaatttttttttactcAAAAGtagttaatcacttcagctttttttttagcttttctacttttcctaagttgctgaagagaggcataagagagacgaaagagaggagaagctgataagtatgttgtttaccaaactgTGAACGCTAGGAGATCGGTGCCCACGCTTTAGGTgatctgttttggtttttgattGTGTAGGGGGTGTGACTTTGATTATaagtttggagtcgccactatccacttaatctcaaaatcccgcagtcgaATAAAACCTCCAGAATATGCAGGGCTagagaaatccgaagactctcttTCCTTAAGTTGACTCCTGGTTTGCAATCCGGCATTCTGAGTAAGGGgcctcagttacaaagagggaaggtgttaggcatctTCTTTACCTGTACAAATGTACAGTCTCTACTTGTAACATTCCGAATTTTTACGGCtagagtttatacttgtgcccAAGGAAACCGAGTGTTATAATGTGAAACTTAGATGCTTTAcgcaaacatacttatcttcttaataaataaataaataaataaataactaaaataagttacttatgacATAAGTAAcctatcttaagcaacttaccatccaaacaggccctaagttaaATATGACTACACCATTATCAAGATCATAGCACTCCCCTCTTCTGGGGTAAATTTGGTGGTCCTGATATTGTTTGTTGAAGCAATGTAATTCTGCCATTGACATAACAGTAGAGATTCTTTCTACTTGTGCAAGAAATGCAGTCTATCACAATGAGCTGTGGGATCCTTTGGGTCTTAATTAAATTCTGTCAAATGGGGTAATTAAAACTCGTACAATTTCAATTCATTAACATGCATCATGTTGGATCCAATCGAATGCTAGATGCCCATCAATTGAGTCAATCTCCCTTCGAGATTGTGGTCGAATCTCACCAGCCGCTCTTCTCAATCTGATCCGCACTTGCAAGCACCTGAAGTTCATCGACGTTAAGTTCTGCTCTGCTGCATCCGCATCAGTGATACAAGAAATGGGTCAATCTTGTCCAAGCCTAGTAGGCCTCAATTTGGGCCATCTAAGAGTAACGGAAGAAATGTCAACAGGAATCAGAAAATTCATGCCGAAACTCAAGTGGCTCAACCTCAACAGTGCCACTATATATCGTGATGTTCTTTTTAGCATCCTAGACTCTAGTACTGAGCTAGAATACGTTAGCATCCGATGCTGCCATCCTCGACTGATCATGGATGATGAGCTCATAAACAAGGCCAGAAGAATTGAAGAGTTCAAGTACACCCGTGAAATATATGTCGGACTTCGATTCCCATCCATAAGGATCCCTGCATGCATACGAAGATCCCATCAACCTGATCCTCGTAGAAGACTTCCACAGTCATGAGCTTTGGTATCTTTAGGTATGTATTGCATGTTATTCAGAGTTCAAGTACTTACAATAGCTACTGCCAAGATTGTGTCTCTATCAAATACTGAGAGGGTGTGTTTGATGCGACTTACAAATGAGTTCTTCTAATTTTACTTAATCGTAATTATGtagtagagatcattttattttttatggggaTTAAAATATGACCAAAAATTTATATAAACTACCATCTCTAGTATGTAATTGATATTAATCAAGAGGAATAATTTTTACAACAAATGTAAACACAATTCCATTatataatggggcccaccattatgtataaatgacatccaacctatataGTAGGGTTGGTCTGCAAAAATTGGAAGTCCAAAAGCAGGCTAATCCAATCAAACCCAAAGACCACCAGATTCATGATGTGGGCCTGCTGGTGGTTGGAGTAGCTAGATCTCTGGGGTGCCCCTTTTCATGGTGGAGTGATGTGCTAAAACAATCAAATAACATGCAATTCCTATGGTGGCCGACATGTCTACAGCTAGTTGCATATGAGATGGGGATAAAATGATCAATTGCTAAACGATAATAGTGATGTTTACTTATATGGGGGAATGTACCGCAGATCTTTGGAAACAGAGAGGTGTTTAAGATTCTTCTAAAACAGGAGGAGGTATATGTCATAATCTAAAACAGAGGAGAGGTGTTCAAAATTCTCCTGAATAAAGAGGACacgtttaaaattttcttagagtGGAGGTGCTTTCAATTATccttaactaaaatgagatgaattcaaaTTTAAGTGGCAAACGAGCAGTCCTAAGgcagcatttggatgcacaaaccAATTGAATTGCAACAATTAGCTCCATATAGAGTGAGAAAATTGTAGTGATTTAGAACTAGAAGTGGCCTAGAAAGACGTTGTTAAGAGAAGAACACAGTAATggtaacagagagagagagagagattctgtgagggctctctctctctctctctctctcccctcccccCCCTTACCACCACATAGATTTTGATTGATACATGATATTGATGGTCTGGGTAAATTTAAAATGATGTCTAAGTGCTCGTGTATGCTCTCCTGTTGCAGTTTGTGGGATCAAGTCTTAGAATATAGATGAATTAGtgttttgataaaaaaaaatttaaagttaAATATAGATGCACCATTATCATAATCAAATCACTCTTTGAACGAAAGTAATTCTGCTGTTGATAGCAGTAGAGATtgcttctactttcatctcacgAAATCAATCACAAGGAACGGTGATTTCTTTGGGTCATCAACTCCATCAAAGGGGGTTAAACTAAAATCCCCACCATTTCAATTCAATAACATGCATCATGTTGGATCCAATTGCAAGCTAGATGCCGATCAATTGAgtcaatctcccttccaaattgTCGTCAAATATCGCCAGCTGCTCTGTTCAATCTAATTCGCACTTGCAATCACCTGAAACTCATCAACGTTAAGTTCTTCTCCGCTGTCTCCGCATCAGTGATCGAAGAAATGGGTCAATCTTGTCCAAGCCTGGTGGACCTCAATTTAGGCCATCTACTCTTCAATTGGGAATTTCATGCCAAAACTCTTAAGTTTCTCAACCTCAACAATGCTACAATATCTTGTGAAGTTCTTTGCAACATCCTAGACTCGTGCACTGAGCTAGAACACGTCAGCATCAAACAGTGCCCTCTACGAATCATGAAGGACGTACTCAAAAACAGAGCCAGCAGAATTGCAGAGACTCCCCTCTGCTGACTTGCATGTAATTCAGATTTCGAATACTTCTAATAGCTACGGGCAAGATTGTGTCTCTACCAAATCCTAAAGGTGTGTTtgatgccacttaaaaatgagttcatcacaTTTTATTGATCATAATTACGTATTTGAGATCACAATTTATAAAAACTAAACTGCAATCTCAAATACAATAATCAATTGATATTAATTAAGAGACCTACCCAGAAAACGTATCGGATGTAAAAGGGTTTACAAAAATAAAGCATAATTCTAATGGCTTTCTTGACCGTTACAATGATCGTCTCATAGCCAAAGGATAGCCAAGGAGTATAATCAGAAGACAGGGTTGGATTACCATGAGACTTTTGCTCATGTCGCCGAAATGGTCACTATACGTTGTCTACCAGCTATTGCTATCATTCAAAATTAGCATTTTTATTAGCTCTACATTAATAATGACTTTCTACATGGAGATAAAATCTAGAATTTAGAAAATTAATTAACTGACTGTAGAATCAATTAGCCAGCTGTGGGATCTGTAatattcttttccttctttttttttttatccttctcttttcttttctgttttttagatAAATTGTTGCAATTCAAttgaatagtgcatccaaacacacctataTTTAGTCCTCCGTCGGAATCTAAAGCATATAATACAGAAATTggtgcctttaaaaaaaaaaaaaaaaaaatgaggaatcCGAGACTCCTTTCTTTGAATTGAGAAAGCTTCTTTTCAAAAGAAAGGGAGTGATCAATTCATGGTTGGCATTCTCAGATATTCAACATCACTCCACGGATAGGCCAGTATCTGCTTGCAGATGACGCCATCAAGCCTCAAGTTACCGAGTTCTATCCATCAAGGATGGgatggaggtggggcccaccttgcactaCATTCAAACTCCTGGGCCCATTCGGTTAGTACTTTAGAAAGTCAACTTCATCACTAATACAGGCAGCTCAATCATTCCATCAGACTCCTGGCAAGTGATGATCTTGGAATCAACCTAACTGCGCCATCCTAGCCATCAATCAACAAGatgccagaaaaaaaaaaaaaaaacacaaggccAATATCAGGCAGATAATAGGCCTAATCATCAACTGTCAATATctatgcagtgggccccactttgcatTTCTTATCATACTAAAGCCGCACCTTGTGTTAGATGATGCCAACTAGGGCTGCCAATGGGCTGGGCCGGCCCGTCGAGCTTTTAGGCCATGCTTGGGCTTCAATACAAGGCCAGCCCACTTTGGACTGTTAATACAAGGACCGAGGGATCGGTACAGCCCTGAAATTTGAGCCCGTTGCCCGTTTAATCACCGGGTCAGGGTTTGGCTTCCTTTAATTGCCCATCAGCCTGGCTGGCCCGTTTTAGGATTTCGAGGGAAATTCATCAAATATcatgcacatgggacccactaaatgAACAGCCCAGGCTGgcagtagagctgtacatgagtcaaaccgagtcgagctcgactcagctcaaccaCTAGCTTACTCTAACTCGAACTCGGCAGTctcctgactggccagctcggctcggttcagtcagcaggtCAGGCCAGTTCAAgtcaagttcgagccaagatcgagcatgtgcggcattttctcaaacccatgcaccttcaatttctcgcAGCACGTAAAACAACAGCAATAATTTACccgtatttcatcaaacactcagtaggcaacatcaaaatcaagatacaagggtatttgttcatcgtatttcatcaaacacccagtaggcaacatcaaaatcaagatacaagggtatttgttcatatccataccttcctcaccaccagccaacacttcattgagtcatttcatcaaatacttggtgagcaacatcaatatcaaaataaccaagtcaccgaaatagttcgatccgagttcaattcgagttggggtttgatctgagtcgatTCGAGCTTCGACAAGctgctcgaaattttttcaagctccaaaaatcagctctacTCGGCtccaactcagtttcaaaccgagtcgaatcgagctttttcaagtcgagctaAGCGAGTTAACAATGCTAactcgaatcgagctttttcgagtcgagttgagcgagttaacaaagctaactcgattcgtgtacaaacaagctaactcgattcgtgtacaAACGGCGGAACCCTGACCGTGTGGCCAGCGGtggaactgtggggcccaccgtgtttattttttatttctcttagaaCATGCGGCACATCTgtttcaccagctcattttagggcatgagcccaaaaatgctgcagatccaaatctcaggtggaccacacctcaggaaacagtggtgactgaacgcccaccattaaaaacttcttgggggccaccagaatgtttatttgccattaagcctgttgttaaggtcacaaagacctagaaaaagagaacacacaaatatcagcttgatccaaaacctttgcgGCCCATAAGAAGTGTTTCATGGtaaatcaccactgcttcctgtggcgtgatccacctgagatttgggtctgctgtATTTttcgatcatgccctaaaatgagctggctaaaTGGACGGCGAGGATAGAGGaaaaatatatcacagtgggccccacagtcagggatccaccgaccttGGTGCATGGGGCATCCACCCATGAGTCCCACTTGATCTGCTGATCGTTAGTAGAGCATCATTAGCCTTCTCAAAGGTCTGCATGACCTTTTCACAAGCCCACAAACCTACCATGCATAGCAACACGTAGCAGCAATCTGGCACGTTCGTACCAGCATCCAAGCCCCACAAGGAAGATCTGCATGTTCAAACCGTTGGCCTTTTTTCGTTCCTAAACCTCTGGTGATTTCGGGGCCTGATTTTGTGTGGGATCACCCACCTCAATGCACGGCTGAGATGCCCCATACGCGTGGCCGgatacataagtgggatcaccCACCTCAATGTAGAGGCTTATCAAAACTTCTCCGCTCAATACGCAACCAGAATAGCGATTTTGCCTTGTGCACGggagaaaatgaactaaaaatggGAGCCGAAGAAAACAAAAGCTCGAAGGCTAGGTCGGTACAGCAGTGTAGAGATCATAATGACatttcattttcaaaataataatgggTAACAGATGCTCAGCCACATTCAATTAAAATACaagtacaatatatatatatatatatatatataacaaaacaaaaacaaaaaatacacCCAGGAACTGTTTTAGACTGTTTAATATTTTATACTTGCAGATGACTGATGACAAAAAACTACATTACATTATTTCAGCTTCTCAAAATTTAATGGATCATTGAATTGTTTATGATTGATTTCTATTCATGGCTTTAGCACTTCTCTGCCTAGATAAGATATATCTATAAATATTCACCTTGCTCATTTTGTACTAGAAACTAACAAAAATGTTACATGTGGGCAACATGCTACAAGAgtctaaatggaaaaaaaggaaatCTAATGCACGCTTGCCAGAAAGCTGGCTATTCCGTTCCCTTGCTGGCCTTGTATGTGTTCACCAGTTGCATCTGTACATCCTGGGGAACCGGCAGATGCTCTTTGTATTCCATCGTAAATTCACCTTTTCCCTGCACAAACAAGGGCTAAAATCAATCAACAAAACCCAACATAAAGAGTGTTCTAAAGTACCTTCCATCCATGTGTACGTGCATAGATGGACATGCTACACTGTCACACGTGCATACATGCATCAAGTGACGCAACCACGTTTTGATGGAGCTTGTGTGAATAAATGCATGCAACCTACCAAGATAGTTCATGTTTAAAAGAACCGTCACCTGTGTCATTGAGCGAAGGGACGTCGAGTATCCAAACATGTTATTCAAAGGGACCTGaaactcaaaaaaataaatagattaaTAAAAATCCTCATGACTGCACTTCACTCATTGACTGGATATAATTCAGCGAAGGTCGTCTTCTCTTCCAGGCTATGTTGTAATTTCCACTTTTTGCTTAACAGTCCCAAGCAGGAGAACAGTCTCAAACAGGAGTTGGATAAATAGGAACATGACAAGCAATTAAGACATTGCTTTAGGGCGGATGAACTACCATTTGCCTATATTTCACCTGTGTTGAATTTCTAATGAAATGTGGTTTGGATTGGAATGCATGGGAACCCCATTGCACTATTGAACTAAGTTCGTCGAACCGGCTAAGAATAGCAAAGCTGAATGCGGCAGAACCGAACTGGGCACAATGGCCTTTTCAGCCATGGTCATTGCACTGAATGCATAGTAACTTCCAAACACAGCCTATAGCACAATCTCATGTAACAAACAGTGGGGTATGTGATGTCATATGCAACAGCGTGTTGCCTGCTCTAAATTTCAATCATAGAGATGTAATTAAATAAAATGAATATTACTGAACTATGTGAGATGCAGAAACAAAGTACATAATATCAAGAAGTAATTAAATAAAATGAATATTACTGAACTATGTGAGATGCAGAAACAAAGTACATAATATCAAGAAGTATAATAGGGGGCAACATTAAAAGACAGACGAGGCCACAACCGTACACTGAATTAGACATTCGCAGCACACGGTTGTCCAGACCTGCTTCTTGGTTGCAAATTCTTTTAGGGACCATTTGGAAGCACCCTCCAAAGGGGTTTTTGGGGCTGAAACGCTGTTTTGATCCAAACAGTGGTTGTTGTGCATTTCGATGCATTTTACAAACCCCCGTCTCCTCTCCTGCTTGACACAACAGCCGCTAAAACACCAAGTTGACCGAAAAGGTAGGCTTAAAACCCCCTCCTTTCAGAATCCCTTCTGAGGAAGTGCGTCTAAATGGGCCCTTACTGAATATGGTCGAATTTGAGTTAGTACCAAATAATTTGCAGTCCTGTTTTAGGGTAATAAGACAAGCAAGAAACATCCAAGTTTCTATGGATGCTAGAAAATCTGAGATCACCAACCAATAAAATGCTTTAATTCCCAGGAAAATATACAATTAAAAATGGAAGCAAAGGAAAATCTCCAGTTTGCAAAATCAGAACAACAGTGGACAATTCAATTGTATTTCATTGCATACACAGCAGCACAAGAGCTCTGCAAATAATTTGTCAGAATATATTCTGATAATAGTGACTTTCCTGTGTTGTTAAGTATAAGATACCAAAGCAGACTGAAAAACATACTGAATAAAGATGCCTCTTTGCCCTTGTTGTGTACTGCTACAAATAGCTAATTATTGGCAATATCAAAGCAGTCCAATTAATCAAATAGAAAAGGGCATGTACATACATGAGCTGTGATTACAGAAtcatctccatcctggtcatttCCGACAATCACCCCTTTTCTCCTACAATCAGGAAAACATTGAGAAGTTTCAATTCCACGATTTGGTCAGAAAACCCCCAATGACATGCTAGTACAATAGAAAGACATTTAAAAGCACTCACTTATTAATGTCACCAGTAACAGTACCCTGGAATTCCGTTGGTACTTTCAATTCCACCACCATAGTGGGTTCCAGTATGACTGGCTTAGCTGCTGCATAGCACTGTTTCATAAAGTGAATGCTAATGTGAGAATTCGAGTGCCAAGTAATCATGGTCTATACAGGACACAAATGAATGTGCAAATTCACAGGCATTAGCCATCTCTAGAAAGGGAATTATGTGATCCTCAAGGATATTCATAGTATCCTTACCTTTCAGTCTGTACAAGTGGGTGCCAAAGTTCAATCCAGATAGTTGATATGTTGCGTCTCACCATGAATGGACaatgctccaacaacaaaaaacaGGAACACCACTCCAAGGATGGAAGATCCAAGCAACAGATCTGGGGCCCCCTTTCAGTTGAACATGCAGTACTGAATGGTtgctatatttttctttttaactgcCTATTTTGTGCAGTACTGAATGATTgctgtattttttctttttaactgcCTATTTTGCAGACCATAACTTCACATATGATATTGCATTGTCCTATTAAGTATTTCTGGGACATGGTCTACCCATGTTAAGACCCATTGCCCCATGGTCAGAAAtgctgaaccatgggcccacttgcatGAACTGACAATCCAAGGATATCCATATTCTCAGGTCATTTTTATACAACATACGTACTTGTGTGCATTTACAGCAAAAATCACCAGAAGTTAAGAGAAAGGAAGTCAACCTGTCTAAATGCATAAATTGCAGCTAACTTAAAGGCAAGTTCGCTGGAATCCACGGCATGGGATGCACCATCCGTCAAAACAACACGAATGTTCTCAACTGGATGCCCGATCAGCGAACCTCTAAACAGGCATTGATAGAAGATTATACATCCATCAAAAACActatacaaaacaaataaacatgTACACAGCCTTCCATAAGAAACTAGGATACTACTCACGAATTGCTTGCTTCCTTAAACCCCTTCTCGATTGCTGGGATAAAGTTTGAAGGTATAGCCTGCCCTATAATCAGGTTCTCGAACTCAAATTTTGTCGATGACCCAATCGGTAGTGGCTCAACATATCTGCCGAAAAAGGGGGGAAAGTTATACATTGCTTGGCATCAGATAAACATAATTAAGCTAGTCATTAAAATCCAATGTTGCTATAGTAGAAGTCACATCATGACAATTCCTGCTAAGGTGTTATCCTCTCTAAGCTTTTGtgctcttttaataaaattgccattacctttcaaaaaaaattttaaaaaaaaagttatccTCTTtaacaatttttctttttttctttttggaaagatGACGAGATTTATTTATAAAACAAGGCCGAAAGGCCAGCAATACACAGTAATGTAGAGCAGCTATACGCAATCTCTAGGAGAATTGAAGCACAAGAGATAAGATACACCCGAGGCCCCaggccattatatatatataaagacaaaTTACAGATCGTTCCAAGAGGAATGAATCGAGGTACAGTCCTTCAACGAGGGCAAAGAGGCTGCCCGCTCAATAATGTGAAGTTTTGCCTTGGAGAACACCACCAAAGCAGTTCTAGATAAGTTGTTTAAACACCTATTATTCCTTTCCTGCATATTGCCCACAAAACTGGTAGCAAAAGTAGCCGCCAAACACGTTTTCTGGTCTTGCCAACGCCACCCCCGTGCCAGACCATCAGTAAGTCGAGTAGGAACTTTGGCTTCACCCAGGGAACTCCACACAACGACAGGAAATTGACCCAAACCACGCGTAAATGTGATTAACCAATTCGTTGTCCATGCAACTTAATGGACAACTGTTGACTAGGGGAAGGCCTCACTTGTGGAGATTGTCGATAGTAAGGATCTTGTTCCAACTAGACAGCCATACAAAAGCAGCGACCTTCTTCTAGGCACCGTAGGACACCAAATAAAGGAAGAGTGTGCCGGTTTGAGTCCCGAGTAGGATCCAGATAGCATCAAGTAGAAGGGTTTAACTAAGAAAGAACCCAACTTGTCTAGAGTCCAACACATTGAATCCCTTTCCAAACTGAGTTTGATTCCCGAAAGTCACTCCAAAAGCGTGAGGTGCtcagcttcttcatcttcctTAGTGCCTTCtgcacggtggagtccacacctGAAACGAGCCTAGATGAGCGAAGTAACTTGCACTGAAATATCCAGATCTGAAGAAACCAAAGCTAGAGCTGGGAACGATTCCTTTAAAGGCCAACTCCCCAGCCAAATATcttcacaaaatttgacaaactaccCATCCCCCACGGAGAAGGATATCCCTGCCCTAAAGCTTCCTTCCATCTCGACTATTGCTTTCCAGTCTTATGGCCTTGTACAAAGTTGATTTTCTAGGCCACCATCCTATCTCCTCAACCCATATTTTCTCACAATAACTTCTTCCTAAGACTCTTGTTTTCCTTTATAAACCTCCAAAGCCACTTGCCCAATAGTGCTTTATTGACAACAGCCATCTTCCTAGTCCCTGCTCCCCCGTTTTCCTTCAGACGGGACACATCATCCCAATTCATTAAGTGAAATTTCTTCTTTTCCTCAGCCCCTTTCCAAAGAAAGTCCCTTTCTAAGCTTTTCCAACTTTTTAATCACTCCCATGGGACACTGAAAAAAGCGGCAAATTTGATAAGGCTGTGTTTATCAGGATGTGCCTTCCACCTAGAGACAGATATTGGCGCTTCCAGAAAGATAGCTTCTTCTCGAACCTTTCAATTACCCAAACCCATAGATGTATTGGAGGTTTTCTGATACAAAGTGGGAGCCCCAGGTAAGTGGAGGGAAAAGAGCATgttttgcatccaaacacctCTGCCATCCTCCCCACAGTCTGAAATCCTTTAGACTGCCAGCTCCCTCCTTAAGGATCAAAGCTATAAATGAGGCACCGAATTCCTTCGCAAGTCTACCACTCTCAAAGGATTCTGGATGAAGGCTTCTACATCTGATTTTACTGAATCGCAAAACACTTGAAAAAATGCTAGCAGAAAACCATCTAGACCCGGTGCTGTCTTTACCCAACTCCCAAACTGCCCACTTGATTTCTTCCTCAAATACATGGCTTTCAATAGAAGACACAACCTCTGTCGACAGGGAGCAGAACGTAAGGTTATCAAGCTTGGGTCTTAAGACCCCCTCCCCCGATAGCGGCTTCTTGTAGAAATCAACTATAACCTCTCCCACATTTTCTTTCTCCTTCACCCTTCAGCCAAATAGCCCTCGATCTCTGTCT containing:
- the LOC131240581 gene encoding F-box protein SKIP1-like — encoded protein: MDNRAYDVCWALLFEEILIQIFSKLDFESLISVASVCHSWRSVAHYPECWDCIQLYHQERFVDNCIKETEETEKPEYQDRLFKESEYMIRHVGGGVKSICVHPIADDTMVQMIADRCPSIESISLRDCGRISPAALLNLIRTCKHLKFIDVKFCSAASASVIQEMGQSCPSLVGLNLGHLRVTEEMSTGIRKFMPKLKWLNLNSATIYRDVLFSILDSSTELEYVSIRCCHPRLIMDDELINKARRIEEFKYTREIYVGLRFPSIRIPACIRRSHQPDPRRRLPQS